From Thermoanaerobaculum aquaticum, one genomic window encodes:
- a CDS encoding anti-sigma factor family protein, whose protein sequence is MTLCVELLRFLEEGHSQLPSELAEHVASCPACTTLMAAWPDVTTAGQTVRDLRAPSELVAKIAALPRLPLACEQACEAASAVLDREASEEQRMALMDHLAQCPACRTTWDALATVKQVGEVTRAPQGLLPRLAAIPLPRIESKGRRWRLAAAAVYILAGTIFLAMGNSEVISREAVGKVSDAFFYGQAAVTNRLRWAEKEVKAWLSQTQKLARDSLSKAVSFWQETVSPQDKNLKPQKPVSEGEEEGRT, encoded by the coding sequence ATGACCCTCTGTGTGGAGCTTCTGCGCTTCTTGGAGGAGGGGCATTCGCAACTCCCCTCCGAGCTCGCCGAGCACGTGGCCAGCTGTCCCGCTTGCACCACGCTCATGGCCGCCTGGCCCGACGTCACCACGGCCGGGCAAACCGTCCGCGATTTGCGGGCGCCCTCCGAGCTGGTGGCCAAGATTGCCGCTCTCCCCCGGCTGCCCCTGGCTTGCGAGCAGGCGTGTGAGGCGGCCAGCGCCGTACTGGATCGGGAAGCCAGCGAAGAGCAGCGGATGGCGCTCATGGACCACCTGGCCCAGTGCCCCGCCTGCCGCACCACCTGGGACGCCCTGGCCACGGTCAAGCAGGTGGGTGAGGTGACCAGGGCCCCCCAGGGTTTGCTTCCCCGGTTGGCGGCTATCCCCCTGCCGCGGATCGAAAGCAAGGGACGGCGCTGGCGGTTGGCAGCCGCGGCGGTGTACATCCTTGCCGGGACGATTTTCCTGGCGATGGGTAACAGCGAGGTGATCAGCCGGGAAGCGGTGGGCAAGGTTTCCGATGCGTTCTTTTACGGGCAAGCCGCGGTTACTAACCGCCTGCGTTGGGCGGAAAAGGAAGTCAAAGCGTGGCTTTCCCAAACCCAAAAGCTGGCCCGCGACTCTCTTTCCAAGGCCGTGTCTTTCTGGCAAGAGACGGTTTCTCCCCAGGACAAAAACCTCAAGCCGCAAAAACCCGTTTCTGAAGGTGAGGAGGAAGGACGAACATGA
- a CDS encoding RNA polymerase sigma factor, with amino-acid sequence MGKYVGVFRMEEVSLDRVVERCKAGDPLAWEELVRATADHIYRMAVSFTRNRAEAEDLTQEVYIRIWQNLHQYVPGSSFRAWAYRVAHNLFVDHYRRTRKAREATWLDEEFLATLPSGDDPFTRAVRKQRLEMAHQALQRLPEELAQLLLLRDFADWSYEELAAEFDLPLGTVKSRLNRARRELAMAIRQMVGAAAPEAPA; translated from the coding sequence GTGGGAAAATACGTTGGGGTCTTTCGGATGGAGGAGGTGAGCTTGGATCGGGTGGTGGAGCGGTGTAAGGCGGGGGATCCCTTGGCCTGGGAGGAACTGGTGCGGGCCACAGCCGATCACATTTACCGCATGGCGGTGAGCTTCACTCGCAACCGCGCCGAAGCCGAAGACCTCACCCAGGAGGTGTACATCCGCATCTGGCAAAACCTGCACCAGTACGTGCCCGGTTCCTCCTTCCGCGCGTGGGCCTATCGGGTGGCTCATAATTTGTTTGTGGACCACTACCGGCGCACCCGGAAGGCTCGGGAAGCCACCTGGCTTGACGAAGAGTTCCTGGCCACCTTGCCCTCCGGGGACGACCCGTTCACCCGGGCGGTGCGCAAGCAACGGCTGGAGATGGCCCATCAAGCGTTGCAGCGCCTCCCCGAAGAACTGGCTCAGCTTTTGCTTCTGCGGGACTTTGCCGACTGGAGCTACGAGGAGCTGGCGGCGGAGTTTGATTTGCCCCTGGGTACCGTGAAATCCCGTTTAAACCGCGCCCGCCGGGAGCTGGCGATGGCCATTAGGCAAATGGTGGGGGCTGCCGCCCCAGAGGCACCCGCATGA
- a CDS encoding glycosyltransferase family 2 protein — protein MAESGPCLPKISVVVRTRDRQELLSEALASIQAQTYRPLEVVVVNDGGGPVDGVLATVEAGVSVVKVEHPEPRGRAAALNAGVAAATGAWVAFLDDDDLFLPQHLALLQATASAKNARVAYAGCRLVPWDGGEEEVFATPFHRDLLAVANFIPICAVLVDRSVLLEVGGFDESLPYLEDWDMWLRLAERHDFAFCPEVTSIYRVRPGSVGGEMAAERWAVFERVLAKHWHKVTPAQLASRFQQLEKAIAEQRRLIREYREEVARLREENRFVRELAEAHLLGVVWWLHRLWRGWQKWRGRKGQGEKEA, from the coding sequence GTGGCAGAAAGCGGCCCTTGCCTCCCAAAGATTTCCGTGGTGGTGCGCACCCGCGACCGCCAGGAGTTGCTTTCGGAAGCGTTGGCAAGCATCCAGGCCCAAACCTACCGCCCCTTGGAGGTGGTGGTTGTCAATGATGGCGGCGGTCCGGTGGACGGGGTGCTGGCAACGGTTGAGGCAGGGGTCTCGGTAGTTAAAGTCGAACACCCCGAGCCCCGGGGTCGCGCCGCAGCATTGAACGCTGGCGTGGCCGCAGCTACTGGGGCGTGGGTGGCCTTCTTGGACGACGACGACCTTTTCCTCCCCCAGCATCTGGCGTTGTTACAGGCCACGGCTTCTGCCAAAAATGCCCGGGTCGCTTATGCGGGGTGCCGCCTGGTTCCATGGGATGGCGGGGAGGAAGAGGTTTTTGCCACCCCTTTCCACCGGGATCTTCTGGCGGTGGCCAACTTCATCCCCATTTGTGCGGTGCTGGTGGATCGCTCGGTCCTCCTGGAAGTTGGGGGCTTTGACGAATCCCTCCCCTACCTGGAGGACTGGGACATGTGGCTGCGCCTGGCGGAGCGCCATGACTTTGCCTTTTGCCCGGAAGTCACCTCAATTTACCGGGTTCGCCCTGGCTCCGTGGGCGGTGAAATGGCAGCCGAACGCTGGGCAGTTTTCGAGAGGGTACTGGCGAAACACTGGCACAAAGTGACCCCCGCCCAGCTGGCCAGCCGCTTCCAGCAGCTGGAGAAGGCCATAGCTGAGCAGCGGCGCCTCATCAGGGAATACAGAGAAGAAGTGGCACGCCTCCGGGAGGAGAACCGTTTCGTGCGGGAACTGGCGGAGGCTCACCTGTTGGGCGTCGTGTGGTGGCTGCATCGGCTCTGGCGCGGCTGGCAAAAGTGGCGGGGCAGGAAAGGGCAAGGGGAAAAGGAAGCATGA
- a CDS encoding DUF4412 domain-containing protein gives MRVFTLAMLAVAVLAAPASSGVYYEARTTGEGKGSELQAATVKAWVSGDKAKIFFETTGNPMMKPGDYLLAFGGGQTLYLVSPKDKTYTKWDMDAMMQMAAGFTKMMKMEIHDAKVEKLEERPGEIVAGLPTIYYKFRTTYRQTMKFMMMSQDNRVEEVRELWVAPDLVEKALGVYLRKTPPKTPSEDFNRLLALELEKVKGIPLKIRTVTTTQDKKGATQTTVVTMEVTKLQVMPVPDSTFEIPAGYQEVSLLPTGESPDQGEGEENPMLKLLGGKKKQ, from the coding sequence TTGCGGGTTTTCACATTGGCGATGCTGGCCGTAGCGGTGCTGGCGGCGCCGGCCAGCTCTGGCGTTTACTACGAGGCCCGCACCACCGGTGAGGGCAAGGGCAGTGAGCTTCAGGCAGCCACCGTCAAGGCCTGGGTTTCCGGCGATAAGGCCAAAATTTTCTTCGAAACGACCGGTAACCCTATGATGAAGCCGGGGGATTACCTGCTGGCTTTTGGGGGCGGGCAAACCTTGTACCTGGTGAGCCCCAAAGACAAGACGTACACCAAGTGGGATATGGATGCGATGATGCAAATGGCCGCCGGCTTTACCAAGATGATGAAAATGGAAATCCACGACGCCAAGGTGGAAAAGCTGGAGGAAAGGCCGGGAGAAATTGTGGCTGGCCTGCCCACGATTTACTACAAGTTTCGCACCACCTACCGGCAAACCATGAAGTTCATGATGATGAGCCAGGACAACCGCGTGGAAGAGGTTCGCGAGCTGTGGGTGGCGCCGGATCTGGTGGAAAAAGCGTTGGGCGTGTACCTGCGGAAGACCCCTCCCAAGACCCCGTCGGAGGACTTTAACCGCCTGCTGGCTTTGGAGCTTGAAAAGGTGAAGGGTATCCCGTTGAAAATCCGCACTGTAACCACCACCCAGGACAAGAAGGGGGCCACGCAAACCACGGTGGTCACCATGGAGGTCACGAAGTTACAGGTAATGCCGGTCCCTGACAGCACCTTCGAAATCCCCGCAGGTTACCAGGAGGTGTCGCTTTTGCCCACGGGCGAAAGCCCGGACCAGGGGGAAGGGGAAGAAAACCCCATGTTGAAGCTGCTTGGCGGCAAAAAGAAGCAGTAA
- a CDS encoding LiaI-LiaF-like domain-containing protein, with translation MSTPSSPLPPPPPEPRPYGHKSPGLAVLFSLLPGLGHIYLGLYQRGVAFFAAFLAALWLADHADLSGALVAFVFFFTMFDAHRMATLLAAAPPGAPLVSAPQSTFGKGNLTMGVVLLLAGALLLYSNFYPLDLSFLADWWPLGLILFGLWLVVRDLRGKTAKENVQDGPTV, from the coding sequence ATGAGCACGCCATCGAGCCCGTTACCCCCACCCCCCCCGGAACCCAGGCCCTATGGGCATAAATCCCCGGGCCTGGCGGTGCTGTTTTCGCTGCTGCCGGGATTGGGCCATATTTACCTGGGCTTGTACCAGCGCGGTGTGGCGTTTTTTGCCGCGTTCCTGGCGGCCCTTTGGCTTGCGGATCATGCCGATCTTTCCGGGGCTTTGGTTGCCTTTGTCTTCTTCTTCACCATGTTCGACGCCCACCGCATGGCCACCCTCCTGGCTGCCGCACCCCCAGGAGCGCCGCTGGTCTCGGCACCGCAGTCCACCTTTGGCAAGGGCAACCTCACCATGGGGGTTGTGCTCCTGCTGGCCGGGGCGTTGTTGCTTTACAGCAACTTCTACCCCCTGGACCTCTCTTTTCTCGCCGACTGGTGGCCTTTGGGCCTTATCCTCTTCGGCCTTTGGCTGGTGGTGAGGGACCTCCGCGGTAAAACGGCAAAGGAAAACGTCCAGGACGGGCCAACGGTTTAA
- the pruA gene encoding L-glutamate gamma-semialdehyde dehydrogenase → MSGSFRIPKPINEPVKQYAPGSPERASLKKKLAEMRSQEIEIPLIIGGKEVRTGRLGTCVMPHRHGHVLAKYHKAGPHEVAMAIEAALAAHKTWSRMAWHDRAAIFLKAAELLAGPWRDTLNAATMLGQSKTVFQAEIDSACEIIDFWRYNPYFMQQIYDDQPFSPLGQWNRVEYRPLEGFVFAVTPFNFTSIGANLPTSPALMGNTVVWKPASTAVYSAYFTMKLLEAAGLPPGVINFVVGSGGEVGNPVLASEHLAGLHFTGSTATFQAMWRTIAENLPRYRSYPRVVGETGGKDFVFAHASADVPALVTALVRGAFEYQGQKCSAASRAYIPASLWPQVKEQLLAQIAEIKVGDVEDFRNFMGAVIDRAAFDSIVSYIEYAKSSPDAEILAGGTYDASTGYFIQPTVVLAKDHNLKLMKEEIFGPVLTLFVYPDEKLDEALTLCDQGSPYALTGSVFAQDRQAIAYITERLRDAAGNFYINDKPTGAVVGQQPFGGARASGTNDKAGSMWNLIRWTSPRAIKETFVPPTHFAYPFMGDV, encoded by the coding sequence ATGAGTGGGAGCTTTCGGATCCCCAAGCCGATCAACGAACCGGTGAAGCAGTACGCGCCGGGCAGCCCGGAGCGGGCGTCTTTGAAGAAGAAGCTTGCCGAAATGCGGAGTCAGGAGATCGAAATTCCGCTGATCATTGGCGGCAAGGAGGTGCGCACCGGAAGGCTCGGTACCTGCGTGATGCCCCACCGCCACGGGCACGTTCTCGCCAAGTACCACAAGGCCGGGCCGCATGAGGTGGCCATGGCCATCGAGGCGGCGCTCGCGGCCCACAAGACCTGGTCGCGCATGGCTTGGCACGACCGGGCGGCCATTTTCCTGAAAGCCGCTGAGCTACTGGCGGGCCCCTGGCGCGACACCCTCAACGCCGCCACCATGCTGGGCCAGTCCAAGACCGTGTTCCAAGCGGAAATTGACTCCGCTTGCGAGATCATTGACTTTTGGCGCTACAACCCTTACTTCATGCAGCAAATTTACGACGACCAGCCCTTTTCCCCTTTGGGGCAGTGGAACCGGGTGGAGTACCGGCCGCTGGAGGGCTTCGTTTTTGCGGTGACGCCGTTTAACTTCACCTCCATTGGCGCCAACCTGCCCACCTCACCGGCGCTCATGGGCAACACCGTGGTGTGGAAGCCGGCTTCCACCGCAGTGTATTCGGCTTACTTCACCATGAAGCTGCTGGAAGCGGCGGGGTTGCCCCCGGGCGTGATCAACTTCGTGGTGGGTTCCGGCGGGGAGGTGGGAAATCCGGTGCTGGCCTCAGAGCATTTGGCCGGGCTCCACTTCACCGGTTCCACCGCTACCTTCCAGGCCATGTGGCGGACCATTGCGGAAAACCTCCCCCGTTACCGCTCCTACCCGCGGGTGGTGGGGGAAACCGGGGGCAAGGACTTCGTGTTTGCCCACGCCTCTGCCGATGTGCCGGCGCTGGTAACCGCCCTGGTGCGGGGGGCTTTTGAGTACCAGGGGCAAAAGTGCTCGGCGGCATCCCGGGCTTACATCCCCGCCTCCCTCTGGCCGCAGGTGAAGGAGCAGCTTTTGGCGCAAATTGCGGAAATTAAGGTTGGCGATGTGGAGGACTTCCGCAACTTCATGGGGGCGGTCATTGACCGGGCCGCTTTTGACAGCATCGTGTCGTACATCGAGTACGCCAAGAGCTCGCCCGATGCGGAAATCCTTGCCGGGGGTACTTACGATGCGAGCACGGGGTACTTCATTCAACCCACGGTGGTGCTGGCCAAGGACCACAACTTAAAGCTCATGAAGGAGGAAATCTTCGGCCCGGTGTTGACCCTCTTCGTGTACCCCGACGAAAAATTGGACGAAGCGCTCACCCTTTGCGATCAAGGCTCGCCCTACGCCCTCACCGGCTCGGTGTTCGCCCAGGACCGGCAGGCCATTGCTTACATTACCGAGAGGCTGCGGGATGCGGCGGGGAACTTCTACATCAACGACAAGCCCACTGGAGCGGTCGTGGGCCAGCAGCCCTTTGGCGGGGCCCGTGCTTCCGGCACCAACGACAAAGCCGGCTCCATGTGGAACTTGATCCGCTGGACCAGCCCCCGGGCCATCAAGGAAACCTTTGTGCCGCCCACCCACTTTGCCTACCCGTTCATGGGTGACGTGTAA
- a CDS encoding NifU family protein, which produces MAEQNLRARVEQALADLRPALAMDGGDVELVGIADGVVRVRLMGACSGCPMAAMTLVGFVEERLKSQIPEIRGVESV; this is translated from the coding sequence ATGGCAGAGCAGAACTTGCGGGCAAGGGTTGAACAGGCACTGGCGGACTTGCGGCCGGCTTTGGCCATGGACGGGGGCGACGTGGAGCTGGTGGGGATTGCCGACGGGGTGGTGCGGGTGCGGCTCATGGGGGCCTGCTCCGGTTGTCCTATGGCGGCCATGACCTTGGTGGGGTTCGTGGAGGAGCGCCTCAAGAGCCAAATCCCGGAAATCCGCGGTGTGGAAAGCGTGTAG
- a CDS encoding DUF2905 domain-containing protein yields the protein MGTVGRLLLATGALLMVFGALLIIWDKIGWRLPGDIVVRGRNWTFYFPLATSLLLSALLTLVVWLVSRR from the coding sequence ATGGGGACTGTGGGTCGGCTGCTCCTTGCCACGGGCGCGCTTCTCATGGTGTTCGGCGCGCTCTTAATTATTTGGGACAAGATCGGTTGGCGGCTGCCGGGGGATATCGTGGTTCGCGGGCGCAACTGGACCTTTTACTTTCCCCTGGCCACTTCCCTTTTGCTCTCGGCGCTGCTAACCCTCGTTGTGTGGCTTGTATCCCGGCGTTAG
- a CDS encoding glycosyltransferase family 2 protein yields the protein MSRIGEALYRAVRPFPRIAAALHYLRHPRLFVHKTAQLIQRKWRLRAYRQALKNGKLLVEVPGELPSFLITVATPVYRVAEEHLRAAVASVRAQTYPHWELILLDDASPDAHVKNVLREASAWDPRIRVVHQPSNLGIALASNEIIRLARGEYVAFLDHDDLLHPRALEQVARFLAGRPDVDWLFTDEDKVDERGQHSEPCFKPGWSHHLLLTFNYVCHLRIVRRSMLQRVGGHRPGFDGAQDYDLALRVLQNGGRFAHLPGVLYHWRTVASSMARAAAAKPAAHTHALRALAEHAASWPTGGEVSAEVLLAPASFFRVRRMPPEGLSLAVLSPKPPRLSGLRGFRMEWVEVHPGLLAPEELAKVARASTAEVLVVPPPQGFTETELQELLSLLQVPKTALVCARACRGKTVLHSGWVASDTGELRDPWRGLDRNDPGYLNLVMVPGPRLVPTPQGFVVWRQAVVAAMAAAEDVPAPWKLPLGWHRLGLEVVATPTVSYEAGEIWAAPQAPLPAEAPVHMRRWLDEFGLVPAPRF from the coding sequence ATGAGCCGCATTGGCGAAGCGCTTTACCGCGCCGTGCGGCCCTTCCCCCGAATTGCAGCCGCACTCCATTACCTCCGCCACCCCCGGCTGTTTGTCCACAAAACCGCTCAGTTGATCCAGCGTAAATGGCGACTTAGGGCCTACCGCCAGGCGCTGAAAAACGGAAAGCTGCTCGTAGAGGTGCCCGGTGAGTTGCCATCCTTCCTGATCACCGTAGCCACGCCCGTGTACCGGGTGGCCGAAGAGCACTTGCGGGCCGCCGTTGCCTCCGTACGGGCGCAAACCTATCCACACTGGGAGCTGATCCTTCTCGACGATGCTTCACCCGACGCCCATGTAAAGAACGTCCTCCGGGAGGCATCCGCCTGGGATCCGCGAATCCGCGTGGTGCACCAGCCCTCGAACCTCGGCATTGCTCTGGCAAGCAACGAGATCATCCGTCTGGCCCGAGGTGAGTACGTAGCCTTTCTCGATCACGACGACCTTTTACACCCGAGGGCCCTGGAGCAGGTGGCCCGCTTTCTCGCTGGCCGGCCCGACGTGGATTGGTTGTTTACCGACGAGGACAAAGTAGATGAGCGGGGCCAGCACAGCGAGCCCTGCTTTAAGCCGGGGTGGTCTCACCACCTCTTGCTGACCTTCAACTACGTCTGTCATTTGCGGATCGTCCGTCGCTCCATGCTGCAACGGGTTGGAGGCCATCGCCCGGGGTTTGACGGTGCTCAAGACTACGACCTTGCGCTGCGCGTGCTTCAAAACGGAGGACGTTTTGCCCACCTCCCCGGGGTCCTGTACCACTGGCGGACGGTGGCCAGCTCCATGGCCCGGGCGGCGGCCGCGAAGCCCGCGGCTCACACGCACGCGTTGCGCGCCCTGGCCGAGCACGCGGCCAGCTGGCCCACAGGAGGTGAGGTTAGCGCTGAAGTGCTGCTGGCACCCGCCAGTTTCTTCCGGGTTCGGCGCATGCCGCCAGAGGGTCTGAGCCTGGCCGTGCTTTCCCCAAAGCCTCCCCGGCTCAGTGGCTTGCGGGGCTTTCGCATGGAGTGGGTAGAGGTGCATCCCGGGCTTTTAGCCCCCGAGGAGTTGGCGAAGGTCGCCCGGGCAAGCACCGCCGAGGTTTTGGTGGTGCCGCCCCCTCAAGGTTTCACCGAAACCGAGCTCCAAGAGCTGCTAAGCCTCCTGCAGGTGCCCAAAACCGCGTTGGTTTGCGCCCGAGCCTGTAGAGGTAAGACCGTACTCCACAGCGGCTGGGTGGCCTCCGACACCGGGGAGTTGCGGGATCCCTGGAGGGGGTTGGACCGCAACGATCCCGGCTATCTGAACTTAGTCATGGTACCCGGACCCCGGCTGGTGCCGACGCCTCAAGGGTTTGTGGTGTGGCGCCAGGCGGTGGTGGCGGCAATGGCCGCTGCAGAGGACGTGCCAGCCCCATGGAAACTCCCCTTGGGCTGGCACCGACTGGGCCTGGAGGTTGTGGCCACGCCCACGGTTTCCTACGAGGCTGGGGAGATTTGGGCAGCCCCACAAGCCCCGCTGCCCGCCGAGGCCCCGGTGCACATGAGGCGGTGGCTGGACGAATTTGGCCTGGTTCCGGCCCCTCGCTTTTAA
- a CDS encoding DUF3467 domain-containing protein: protein MTERQIKITVPENISLGTYANFASIVHNFAEFVLDFGRIVPGRDDVQVVARLVMTPVHAKQLLRALSENIAIYEHNFGEIPQGPNVPSEPAM, encoded by the coding sequence ATGACCGAGCGGCAGATCAAGATCACGGTGCCTGAGAACATCAGCCTCGGCACCTACGCGAACTTCGCTTCCATCGTTCATAACTTTGCCGAGTTCGTGCTGGATTTTGGGCGGATTGTCCCGGGAAGGGATGACGTGCAGGTGGTGGCCCGCCTGGTGATGACCCCGGTGCATGCCAAGCAGCTGCTGCGGGCGCTTTCCGAAAACATCGCCATTTACGAGCACAACTTTGGGGAAATCCCCCAGGGCCCCAACGTCCCCTCCGAGCCGGCCATGTGA
- a CDS encoding M14 family metallopeptidase: MKVRFFTAFLGLWAAVAMASSLEVLPPAGLDPAVPTIKQVLGYDWGEEISDPLQIERYAEALAQAAPDRVKLIPYATSFEGRKLLLLVVGKPENVSRVEEVAAKLRSLADPRLKTAGDKSLPADLPLVVWLVGSVHGDEASGGEAALALAYYLTAVRSPEVQRLLDEVLVVLDPMQNPDGRARFVASTRQARGLVPDENPASAEHVQPWPGGRFSHYLFDLNRDWFALTHPETQGRVARMLWLPPQVVVDLHEMGAEQGYFFPPPADPHNPLVSPEQGKLWELLGGRLAAAFDEAGIRFWTRETFDAFYPGYGESWPFFGGACGATFEQASTRGMAVRLRSGEVLRYRDAVAHHLLAAFVTVKTAAEHKKAFWNGFFTYRQRAVEEGKGLAYVWEASKEGAEELARLLARQGLEVFRPGSGPWAGSYVLPLSQPLGRLARVLLSEEVPLPKDFVDLQVKREAKRLPDEIYDVTAWSLPLLWNLPVREEKVNVGDGWTQVNPEAPLPYGVEGQGKVAFLLPWEGLSSARAVVRLLAQNIKAGVAEKAFIIAGKPYLAGTVVVRRQGNPEKLREILEGVARETGVRFFGTDTSMADSGIDLGSNRVHALVAPRVALLWDAPTSPTAAGHLRYALEQQLGLSVTPVRVSSLPSADLSQFSVIVLPDGFSAAAYARVLPPEAVDRLKYWVNEGGVLIAEGEAAAFLTGEKVGLLASTLEKRGGAAKDKEKTASGNAPAGQEAPTDYEKLVQPEEEQPPQVPGAILAVTLDTQHLLAAGFPDGKVHALVNSRRIFTPLKLNKGTNVGVYAAEGELVASGFLFPESKKQLPHKGYLMVQRHSKGMVVAFAEPPAFRGMSRATTLLLANAVLFGPALVP, translated from the coding sequence ATGAAGGTTCGGTTTTTTACAGCGTTTTTGGGGTTATGGGCAGCGGTGGCTATGGCCAGCAGCCTGGAGGTTTTGCCACCGGCTGGTTTGGATCCCGCCGTCCCCACGATCAAGCAGGTGCTGGGCTACGACTGGGGTGAGGAGATCAGCGATCCACTGCAAATTGAGCGGTACGCTGAAGCTCTGGCCCAGGCCGCTCCCGATCGGGTGAAGCTCATCCCCTACGCCACCTCGTTCGAGGGGCGCAAGCTTTTGCTCTTGGTGGTGGGTAAGCCGGAAAACGTATCGCGCGTGGAGGAGGTCGCTGCCAAGCTCAGGAGCCTTGCCGATCCGCGGCTTAAGACCGCGGGGGACAAGTCCTTGCCGGCTGATTTGCCGCTGGTGGTTTGGCTGGTGGGCTCGGTGCACGGCGACGAAGCTTCCGGCGGGGAAGCAGCGCTGGCTCTGGCCTACTACCTGACCGCCGTTCGCTCTCCGGAGGTCCAAAGGCTTTTGGATGAAGTCCTGGTGGTCCTGGATCCCATGCAAAACCCCGACGGCCGGGCGCGCTTTGTGGCCTCCACCCGCCAGGCCCGCGGGCTGGTACCCGACGAAAACCCCGCCTCCGCCGAGCACGTGCAGCCCTGGCCCGGGGGGCGCTTTTCCCATTACCTCTTCGATTTGAACCGCGATTGGTTTGCTCTCACCCACCCGGAAACCCAAGGGCGGGTGGCCCGCATGCTGTGGCTGCCCCCCCAGGTGGTGGTGGACCTCCACGAAATGGGTGCAGAACAGGGTTACTTTTTCCCACCCCCGGCTGACCCCCACAACCCCCTGGTTTCCCCCGAGCAGGGGAAGCTCTGGGAGCTTTTGGGCGGGCGTTTAGCCGCGGCGTTTGACGAGGCGGGCATCCGCTTTTGGACCCGGGAAACCTTTGATGCCTTTTACCCCGGGTACGGTGAGTCCTGGCCGTTCTTCGGAGGGGCTTGTGGGGCTACCTTTGAGCAGGCCTCTACCCGGGGCATGGCGGTTCGCTTGCGCAGCGGTGAGGTCCTGCGCTACCGCGACGCGGTGGCTCACCACCTGCTGGCGGCTTTCGTTACCGTGAAGACCGCAGCGGAACACAAAAAGGCTTTCTGGAACGGGTTCTTCACCTATCGCCAAAGGGCGGTGGAAGAAGGGAAGGGCCTAGCTTATGTGTGGGAAGCCAGCAAGGAAGGAGCGGAGGAGCTGGCCCGGCTGCTGGCCCGACAGGGGCTGGAGGTTTTTCGGCCTGGCTCCGGGCCGTGGGCCGGGTCGTACGTGCTTCCGCTTTCCCAGCCTTTGGGCCGGCTGGCGCGGGTGCTTTTGAGCGAGGAGGTGCCGCTTCCCAAGGACTTTGTGGACCTGCAGGTGAAGCGGGAGGCCAAGCGGTTGCCCGATGAAATTTACGACGTGACCGCTTGGTCTTTGCCTCTGCTCTGGAACCTTCCGGTGCGGGAGGAAAAGGTCAACGTGGGGGACGGGTGGACGCAGGTGAACCCCGAGGCGCCCCTCCCGTACGGCGTCGAAGGGCAGGGTAAGGTGGCGTTCCTCCTTCCCTGGGAGGGGCTTTCCTCGGCCCGCGCAGTGGTGCGGCTTTTAGCCCAGAACATCAAAGCTGGCGTAGCGGAAAAGGCGTTTATTATCGCCGGAAAGCCCTACCTGGCAGGTACGGTGGTGGTTCGCCGCCAGGGGAACCCCGAAAAGCTCCGGGAGATCCTCGAGGGGGTCGCCCGGGAAACCGGCGTGCGGTTTTTTGGCACCGACACCTCCATGGCCGATTCCGGTATTGACCTGGGGTCCAACCGCGTGCATGCGCTGGTGGCACCGCGGGTGGCGCTCCTGTGGGACGCTCCCACCAGCCCCACCGCTGCAGGGCACCTGCGCTACGCCCTGGAGCAGCAGCTGGGTCTTTCTGTCACGCCGGTGCGGGTGAGCAGCTTGCCTTCCGCCGATCTTTCCCAGTTCTCCGTGATTGTGCTTCCCGATGGGTTTTCTGCTGCTGCCTACGCCCGGGTTTTGCCTCCGGAGGCTGTGGATCGCCTCAAGTACTGGGTGAACGAGGGTGGGGTGCTGATTGCCGAAGGGGAAGCCGCGGCGTTTTTGACCGGGGAAAAGGTGGGGCTCTTGGCTTCCACGTTGGAAAAGCGGGGTGGGGCTGCCAAGGACAAAGAAAAAACGGCGTCCGGCAATGCCCCAGCGGGCCAGGAGGCACCCACGGACTATGAAAAGCTGGTACAGCCCGAGGAGGAGCAGCCCCCACAGGTGCCCGGGGCCATCCTCGCGGTGACGCTGGATACCCAGCACCTTCTGGCAGCAGGGTTTCCTGACGGCAAGGTCCACGCGCTGGTGAACTCCCGGCGGATCTTTACGCCCCTGAAGCTCAACAAGGGGACCAACGTGGGTGTGTACGCCGCCGAAGGGGAGCTAGTGGCTTCTGGGTTTCTCTTTCCCGAATCCAAAAAGCAACTTCCCCACAAGGGCTACCTCATGGTGCAACGGCACAGCAAAGGCATGGTGGTGGCTTTTGCCGAGCCGCCGGCCTTCCGCGGGATGAGCCGGGCCACCACGCTGCTCCTCGCCAACGCCGTGCTCTTTGGCCCTGCCTTGGTACCATAA